A region from the Desulfobotulus pelophilus genome encodes:
- a CDS encoding CehA/McbA family metallohydrolase: MFAKKVSGFLAIGSLVLLSVFLLTACGKMQVSNPASGEKEGVRVVTGPSPIEGDVLNHPDDITLYNEHLAVTLAIGSPNFWGMTNGSISNIAVMTEPGVFGVNIVNDVEFLVNSWTASGGSLKAEAAILENTADRGVVKTTSTWLGDGKGNALDVVTVYTLEKNSPVLKMVTTVSNPGPDTYTDMKSGYSMSGLAAYMFGPFGYHTPDVRARNIHVGKNVGETFGDFVVSYNHDYAITLQMDDTEIYRGTTGYKDLHHNYDLAPGESRVFTGELQVAPQGHTTPFIARMIEKKNLDSAMVSGVVRSDDGKVYANPVIVVEKESRFRGTYDGSQYLPSEETHVHTQPFVWHVGNGDGSFSFELPEGDYNVYAIAAGYTASRSKAIRVEAGKDARLSFTGEYAIVQGGRVMLTVRDKETKEAVDARIEVDGPVPAVKYLGARTYFTDLDNVGHVSIPLAVGDFSFRVMSGAHFVSLPEVVKARVASRQKQSLDVAVKTFIHPSHEAWYSVDLHHHSDIGDGNTSPEDLVKSQLASRLDLTLVSDHDSTDNHLPIKRFSDARNIGMIPSLEVSPGWGHLNILPMPLGGEIIEPSLTVGEIIAQAHARNALVIVNHPYTDYGYFNNREIAPGGYDADFDLIELQPTMDLSKAKNTDTRTLAKAMELWTDHLAGKNKAYYLTGGSDSHDVASPTLYSGMIRTYAKVEGDFTPASYIESVAKGRSYASMGPLFFPKGMEFGETLTIRSGQTLSLKLDAFAVHGLESVDLYTSGTEIGSPLSSRKLDGSRNREALSFDVKPTADTWYNFIAKDAAGRVAVSNPVWVHVTP, from the coding sequence GTGTTTGCTAAAAAAGTTTCAGGTTTTCTGGCCATTGGTTCCCTTGTCCTGCTGTCGGTATTTCTGCTGACAGCCTGTGGCAAGATGCAGGTTTCGAATCCTGCTTCCGGAGAAAAAGAGGGGGTGAGAGTGGTAACGGGTCCTTCACCCATTGAGGGTGATGTGCTCAATCACCCCGATGATATTACCCTTTATAATGAACACCTGGCCGTTACCCTGGCCATTGGCAGCCCCAATTTCTGGGGTATGACCAACGGCAGTATTTCCAATATAGCCGTTATGACGGAGCCGGGTGTTTTTGGGGTGAATATTGTCAATGACGTGGAGTTTTTGGTGAACTCCTGGACGGCCAGTGGCGGATCCCTTAAGGCGGAAGCCGCTATTCTTGAAAATACCGCTGATAGGGGTGTGGTCAAAACCACCAGCACATGGCTGGGTGATGGTAAGGGCAATGCCCTGGATGTGGTGACGGTCTATACACTGGAAAAGAACAGCCCCGTGCTGAAAATGGTGACAACCGTATCCAACCCCGGCCCTGACACGTACACGGACATGAAGAGCGGTTATTCCATGAGTGGTCTGGCTGCCTACATGTTCGGCCCCTTCGGTTATCATACGCCGGATGTCCGTGCCAGAAATATCCATGTGGGTAAAAATGTGGGTGAGACCTTTGGTGATTTTGTGGTGAGTTATAACCATGATTACGCCATCACCCTGCAGATGGATGATACGGAAATTTACCGAGGCACCACAGGATATAAGGATCTTCATCATAATTATGATCTTGCCCCCGGAGAATCCCGTGTCTTTACGGGTGAACTTCAGGTGGCTCCGCAGGGACACACCACGCCGTTTATTGCCAGAATGATTGAGAAGAAAAATCTGGATTCTGCCATGGTGTCCGGCGTGGTTCGCAGTGATGACGGTAAGGTTTACGCCAATCCTGTGATTGTGGTGGAAAAGGAAAGCCGTTTCAGGGGTACCTATGATGGATCCCAGTATCTTCCTTCGGAGGAGACCCATGTTCATACACAGCCTTTTGTATGGCACGTGGGGAATGGGGACGGGTCTTTTTCCTTTGAACTTCCCGAAGGGGATTACAATGTGTATGCCATTGCTGCAGGCTATACCGCATCCCGGTCCAAAGCCATCCGTGTGGAGGCCGGCAAGGACGCACGCCTTTCCTTTACGGGAGAGTATGCCATTGTACAGGGTGGTCGTGTGATGCTGACTGTGAGGGATAAAGAAACAAAAGAAGCCGTGGATGCCAGAATTGAAGTGGACGGTCCTGTGCCTGCGGTAAAGTATCTGGGAGCACGCACCTACTTTACGGATCTTGACAATGTCGGTCATGTATCCATTCCCCTGGCGGTGGGTGATTTCAGTTTCCGGGTGATGTCCGGTGCCCACTTTGTCAGCCTGCCGGAAGTGGTGAAAGCCCGTGTGGCATCCCGCCAGAAGCAGTCGCTTGACGTTGCCGTGAAAACCTTTATCCACCCCAGCCATGAAGCCTGGTACAGTGTGGATCTGCATCATCATTCCGATATCGGAGATGGCAATACTTCTCCGGAAGATCTGGTGAAATCTCAGCTTGCCAGTCGCCTGGACCTTACTCTGGTGAGTGATCATGATTCCACGGATAACCACCTGCCCATCAAGCGTTTTTCCGATGCCAGAAATATCGGTATGATACCCAGCCTGGAAGTATCTCCGGGATGGGGGCATCTGAATATTCTGCCCATGCCTCTGGGTGGTGAAATCATTGAACCCAGCCTCACCGTCGGGGAGATTATTGCTCAGGCCCACGCCAGAAACGCGCTGGTCATTGTGAACCATCCCTATACAGATTACGGCTACTTCAATAACCGGGAAATTGCTCCCGGTGGTTATGATGCGGATTTCGATCTGATTGAGCTGCAGCCAACCATGGATCTTTCCAAGGCAAAGAATACGGATACCCGTACCCTTGCCAAAGCCATGGAGCTGTGGACCGACCACCTTGCCGGTAAAAACAAGGCCTATTATCTGACCGGTGGTTCCGATTCCCACGATGTGGCTTCTCCCACCCTTTACTCCGGCATGATCCGTACCTATGCCAAAGTAGAAGGTGATTTTACACCGGCAAGCTACATAGAATCCGTTGCTAAGGGCAGGTCCTATGCGTCCATGGGGCCGCTGTTTTTCCCCAAGGGAATGGAATTCGGTGAGACCCTTACCATCAGGTCAGGTCAGACCCTTTCCCTGAAACTGGATGCTTTTGCCGTACATGGTCTGGAGAGTGTGGATCTCTACACCAGCGGGACGGAAATCGGCAGCCCCCTTTCTTCCAGAAAACTGGATGGAAGCAGAAACAGGGAAGCCCTTTCCTTTGACGTGAAACCCACCGCAGACACCTGGTATAATTTCATTGCAAAAGATGCTGCGGGCAGGGTTGCGGTCAGTAACCCCGTGTGGGTGCATGTAACACCCTGA
- a CDS encoding BMC domain-containing protein → MTTVSEQPKQRVIQEYVPGKQVTLAHVIASPHNSIYMKLGLDEEVGDAIGILTITPSEGVIIAADIATKAASVDIGFLDRFGGSLVIVGDVASVEASLGAVLDYFDTVLRYALVEMTRS, encoded by the coding sequence GTGACAACGGTATCCGAACAGCCCAAGCAGAGGGTGATTCAGGAATATGTGCCGGGAAAACAGGTGACCCTGGCCCACGTAATTGCCAGTCCTCACAACAGTATCTACATGAAACTAGGGTTGGATGAGGAAGTGGGAGATGCCATCGGCATTCTTACCATCACCCCCAGTGAAGGTGTCATTATTGCCGCAGATATTGCCACCAAGGCCGCTTCTGTGGACATCGGTTTTCTGGACCGCTTTGGTGGCTCCCTTGTGATTGTGGGGGATGTGGCCAGCGTGGAAGCCTCCCTCGGGGCTGTTCTGGATTATTTTGACACTGTGCTTCGTTATGCTCTGGTCGAAATGACGCGGTCATGA
- a CDS encoding EutP/PduV family microcompartment system protein has protein sequence MSGVETGKKMLFIGENGAGKTALMEALSGKRSATRRPMAVEYCGRFVNTPGEFLENRRFYPAIITTSADCDVVVMVQDATRINSLFPPQFASLFTRRVVGVVSKVQMAGANADRAIRFLKSAGAREIVLWNSDTGEGLERLQAMLQ, from the coding sequence ATGAGCGGTGTGGAAACCGGTAAAAAGATGTTGTTCATCGGAGAAAACGGAGCGGGTAAAACGGCCCTCATGGAAGCCCTCTCCGGCAAACGGTCTGCTACCCGGAGACCCATGGCCGTGGAATACTGCGGCCGTTTTGTGAATACGCCTGGGGAGTTTTTGGAGAACCGGCGTTTTTACCCTGCCATTATCACCACATCAGCAGACTGCGATGTGGTAGTCATGGTGCAGGATGCAACTCGAATTAACAGCCTTTTCCCTCCTCAGTTTGCCAGTCTTTTTACCCGTAGAGTGGTGGGAGTCGTATCAAAGGTGCAGATGGCGGGTGCCAATGCGGACAGAGCGATACGTTTTCTGAAAAGTGCGGGTGCCAGAGAAATCGTTCTCTGGAACAGTGATACGGGCGAGGGCCTGGAGAGACTGCAGGCCATGCTCCAGTAG
- a CDS encoding DUF523 domain-containing protein produces MEQILVSSCLLGKKVRYNGSSLGVSDPIFEKWKIEKRILSLCPEADIGMSIPRPPAEIRGGDGSRVLEGTAHVVDASGNRMTALFTAAARMALDLCLKQGIRIAILTEGSPSCGSTRIYDGSFSGKTIAGAGVTASLLRANHIYVFSQHAIEDVARLLQKMETKLSQKKIRSGE; encoded by the coding sequence ATGGAACAAATACTGGTCAGCAGCTGTCTTCTCGGGAAAAAAGTTCGGTACAACGGCAGTTCCCTAGGGGTTTCCGATCCCATTTTTGAGAAATGGAAGATTGAAAAACGCATCCTTTCCCTATGTCCGGAAGCAGATATCGGCATGAGCATCCCACGCCCTCCCGCTGAAATCAGAGGAGGCGATGGCAGCCGTGTTCTGGAAGGCACAGCCCATGTCGTGGATGCCAGCGGAAACAGAATGACCGCATTATTTACAGCAGCTGCCCGAATGGCACTGGATCTTTGCCTGAAGCAAGGAATAAGAATCGCCATTTTAACCGAAGGAAGCCCTTCCTGCGGCAGTACCAGAATTTACGATGGCAGCTTCTCCGGAAAAACCATTGCGGGGGCAGGCGTGACAGCAAGTCTTTTACGAGCCAACCATATTTATGTTTTCAGTCAGCATGCCATTGAAGATGTTGCCCGGCTTCTTCAGAAAATGGAAACGAAACTGTCGCAGAAAAAAATCCGATCAGGGGAGTAA
- a CDS encoding NAD-dependent epimerase/dehydratase family protein: protein MKKILVTGASGFIGSQLCTALLKMGCEVRILSRSHSPARQQTAPRCEVYPGDITRPESLKGVAKNVSHVFHLASRVTDWGSYNDFYETAVEGTRHILEACMEEKVERFVYFSSCAALGFCRPTRGLDEEAPAIRTGIPYSDTKLDAEILVRQVSHSSGIPVTIIRPANVIGPESLWTRDVLQAFQKGPVPLIAGGRAPGAFISVDNLVEGSLLAAFSPRAAGRTYHFMDGDSPDWRTYIQTLAGWIGKSTTASLPVGLAWKLGGAAEWLSGLTGKRPPISRISAAIMGMDHSVSTQRAKEELGWQSRVSYNESMEKIRSHLTAHNKLPGTQ from the coding sequence ATGAAAAAAATTCTTGTCACCGGTGCCAGCGGTTTCATAGGATCCCAGCTCTGCACCGCCCTTCTGAAAATGGGCTGCGAGGTGCGCATACTCAGCCGTTCCCACAGCCCAGCCCGCCAGCAGACGGCTCCGAGATGTGAAGTATACCCAGGAGACATCACCCGCCCTGAATCCCTCAAAGGAGTGGCCAAGAACGTGTCCCACGTCTTTCACCTCGCTTCCAGGGTTACGGACTGGGGTTCCTACAATGATTTTTATGAAACGGCCGTGGAAGGGACCCGTCATATCCTGGAAGCATGCATGGAAGAAAAGGTCGAACGCTTCGTCTACTTTTCTTCCTGTGCAGCCCTGGGCTTCTGTCGCCCCACACGCGGTCTGGATGAAGAAGCCCCTGCCATTCGCACGGGCATTCCCTACAGTGACACCAAGCTGGATGCAGAAATCCTTGTCAGGCAGGTATCCCATTCTTCCGGCATACCCGTAACCATTATCCGGCCCGCCAATGTCATTGGCCCGGAGAGCCTGTGGACACGGGATGTGCTGCAGGCCTTTCAGAAAGGTCCCGTACCGCTCATAGCAGGAGGCAGGGCACCCGGAGCCTTTATCAGCGTTGATAATCTTGTGGAAGGCAGCCTGCTGGCTGCCTTCTCTCCCAGAGCTGCGGGACGAACCTACCATTTCATGGATGGTGATTCACCGGACTGGAGAACCTATATCCAGACCCTTGCAGGCTGGATCGGGAAATCGACCACCGCCAGCCTCCCCGTGGGCCTGGCATGGAAACTGGGTGGTGCAGCGGAATGGCTGTCCGGTCTTACGGGAAAACGCCCCCCCATTTCCCGCATCTCCGCAGCCATCATGGGAATGGACCACAGTGTGTCCACCCAACGGGCAAAGGAGGAACTGGGATGGCAGAGCCGAGTATCCTATAATGAATCCATGGAAAAAATCCGAAGCCATCTGACAGCCCACAACAAACTGCCGGGAACACAATAA
- a CDS encoding SRPBCC family protein → MHLHRLERKQILYGKHSAIWSFFSDPVNLQAITPEWMHFTIRSGHEKAMFPGQILNYRIKAIANIPMTWVTEITHVQEGVFFVDEQRFGPYRFWHHLHRFTPCDKGILMEDSIHYALPMDPFSRPLHPLIRTRLDAVFDFREKAVEACFPDTSGFILKKCRPDKP, encoded by the coding sequence ATGCACCTGCACCGGCTTGAAAGAAAACAGATTCTTTACGGAAAGCACAGCGCCATATGGTCGTTTTTCTCCGATCCCGTCAATCTTCAGGCTATTACACCGGAATGGATGCACTTTACCATTCGTTCCGGCCATGAAAAAGCCATGTTTCCCGGCCAGATTCTGAACTACCGTATCAAAGCCATCGCAAATATTCCCATGACCTGGGTCACAGAGATCACCCATGTGCAGGAAGGTGTGTTTTTTGTGGACGAGCAGCGGTTCGGTCCCTACCGTTTCTGGCATCACCTGCACCGCTTTACCCCCTGTGATAAGGGAATACTCATGGAAGACTCTATCCATTATGCCCTTCCCATGGATCCCTTCAGCCGTCCTCTCCATCCCCTTATCCGTACAAGACTGGACGCGGTTTTTGATTTCCGGGAAAAAGCGGTTGAGGCCTGTTTTCCTGATACCTCCGGCTTCATCCTGAAGAAATGCCGCCCTGACAAGCCATGA
- a CDS encoding alpha/beta fold hydrolase — translation MLQPAPQEGYVHHPDKGPLHYIDWGGNGPFAHLLHANGFCAGTYDPLIRKMTKDLHIIGSDIRGHGSSPSPTAMPVRHWKIFAEDLHYTITSLMPPPVIGIGHSLGAVTTLIAAVRHPELFSCIILMDPVILPRRYLLFMRFLRMAGLIKQFPLAKGARRRKFIFQGKQEAFARFTAGRGIFKTWDPAFVDAYLECGLLEVDEETAILKCDPELEAQIFESVPADIWTYVENVQCPVLAIRGKKSDTFLQDAAERLTRSMKDCELVVVDKAGHFVPMEQPDICADHILDFVRRKGLVSHAPAPA, via the coding sequence ATGCTACAGCCTGCACCTCAGGAAGGTTATGTACACCATCCGGATAAAGGTCCTCTTCACTACATTGACTGGGGAGGTAACGGGCCTTTCGCCCACCTCCTCCATGCCAATGGTTTCTGTGCCGGTACCTATGATCCTCTGATCCGGAAAATGACAAAAGACCTGCACATCATCGGAAGCGATATCCGGGGCCATGGCAGCTCCCCCTCTCCCACTGCGATGCCCGTCCGGCACTGGAAAATCTTCGCCGAAGACCTCCACTACACCATTACCAGCCTGATGCCTCCACCTGTCATAGGCATCGGTCACTCCCTCGGTGCCGTAACCACCCTCATTGCTGCCGTGCGACATCCGGAACTTTTTTCCTGCATCATCCTCATGGACCCCGTGATACTGCCCAGACGCTACCTCCTGTTCATGCGTTTTTTACGCATGGCAGGCCTCATCAAACAATTTCCGCTTGCCAAAGGTGCACGGCGCAGAAAATTCATCTTCCAGGGCAAACAGGAAGCTTTTGCCCGTTTTACCGCCGGACGGGGAATTTTTAAAACCTGGGATCCCGCCTTTGTGGATGCCTATCTTGAATGCGGCCTTCTGGAAGTGGATGAGGAAACGGCCATACTCAAATGCGACCCGGAACTGGAAGCACAGATTTTTGAATCCGTTCCTGCGGATATCTGGACCTATGTGGAAAACGTTCAGTGCCCCGTTCTGGCCATTCGCGGTAAAAAATCCGATACTTTTCTACAGGATGCTGCAGAAAGACTCACCCGTTCCATGAAAGACTGCGAACTGGTGGTAGTGGACAAAGCCGGCCATTTTGTTCCCATGGAACAACCTGATATCTGCGCTGATCATATTCTGGACTTCGTCCGCCGCAAAGGATTGGTCTCCCATGCACCTGCACCGGCTTGA
- a CDS encoding MFS transporter, with protein MQTASYRNHPWQVFFLVAIGVFMSTLDSSIVNIALPTILKDYESSLAMTEWVVMIYLLTITCFLLTFGRLGDLLGRKRIYATGLFIFTLASLFCALAPTIGSLIGARLFQGLGSAMIMACTPALLVDAFPDAQRGKVLGLNGAVVACGLTAGPAIGGFLLSFGSWRLIFYVNVPIGLTAAALVLVCLRESKKQHQIDSFDWQGTLFAALAIGLLLMALTHGYGWGFLSPLFIVTLGGSTLFFILFMKAEKKNPSPMLDISLFRNRLFALPALSGLLLFCSLFFMVFLMPFYLMLAAEFSSALTGKMLMIPFVFLLIFSPLSGTLSDRMGSRILCTFGLFVMGTGLVCLAHLTAPHTVTDIAWRLALVGIGTSIFVSPNSATVMGHVPPANRGTAGAVVASARNLGMVFGVALAGAVFHFVFDTRSGGVSLAAFRPEHTEIFMQSFRAAMLTGAAFAFCAMIPSWLRGPEK; from the coding sequence ATGCAAACCGCTTCATACCGCAATCACCCATGGCAGGTATTTTTCCTTGTGGCCATAGGTGTTTTCATGTCTACCCTGGACAGCAGTATCGTCAATATTGCCCTGCCGACCATTTTGAAAGACTATGAGTCCAGCCTGGCGATGACCGAATGGGTTGTTATGATCTATCTGCTCACCATCACCTGTTTTCTGCTGACCTTCGGCAGACTGGGCGACCTTCTGGGACGAAAGCGTATCTATGCCACAGGTCTTTTTATTTTCACTCTGGCATCCCTTTTCTGTGCCCTGGCACCCACTATCGGCAGCCTGATAGGAGCCCGCCTTTTCCAGGGCCTGGGATCCGCCATGATCATGGCCTGCACACCCGCTCTTCTGGTCGACGCCTTTCCCGATGCCCAGCGCGGCAAAGTGCTGGGGCTCAATGGTGCCGTGGTGGCATGTGGCCTCACGGCAGGTCCTGCCATAGGCGGTTTTCTCCTTTCCTTCGGATCCTGGCGCCTGATCTTTTACGTAAACGTTCCCATAGGGCTTACAGCAGCAGCCCTCGTTCTAGTGTGTCTCAGAGAATCCAAAAAGCAGCATCAGATTGACAGTTTTGACTGGCAGGGTACCCTTTTCGCAGCCCTTGCCATTGGCCTCCTTCTGATGGCACTTACCCATGGATACGGGTGGGGATTTCTCTCTCCGCTGTTTATCGTTACCCTTGGGGGAAGTACTCTCTTTTTCATTCTTTTTATGAAGGCAGAAAAGAAAAATCCATCTCCCATGCTGGATATCTCTCTGTTTCGCAATCGTCTTTTCGCCCTGCCAGCCCTCAGCGGCCTCCTGCTTTTCTGCAGCCTCTTTTTCATGGTGTTTCTCATGCCATTTTATCTCATGCTGGCCGCCGAGTTCTCCAGTGCCCTTACGGGCAAAATGCTCATGATTCCCTTTGTCTTCCTCCTCATCTTTTCTCCGCTATCCGGCACTCTCTCGGACCGCATGGGTTCAAGGATTCTTTGCACCTTCGGACTTTTTGTCATGGGAACAGGCCTTGTGTGTCTGGCTCACCTGACAGCCCCCCACACAGTTACAGACATTGCATGGCGTCTGGCGCTGGTTGGCATCGGTACCTCCATTTTCGTTTCTCCAAATTCTGCAACGGTCATGGGCCATGTACCGCCAGCGAACCGTGGTACGGCAGGAGCCGTGGTGGCATCGGCACGAAACCTTGGTATGGTTTTCGGCGTGGCACTGGCGGGAGCGGTTTTCCATTTTGTGTTTGACACCCGCAGTGGAGGTGTCTCCCTTGCCGCTTTCCGGCCGGAACATACTGAAATATTTATGCAGTCCTTCCGTGCTGCCATGCTGACAGGTGCCGCCTTTGCCTTCTGTGCCATGATTCCTTCATGGCTGCGCGGCCCTGAGAAATGA
- a CDS encoding AMIN domain-containing protein: MLRWGFGLAGILLIVLWGVILGLQVMGSQKDPRAILETDAHQSSGRYVLVFPEEEKGVPGAVAAADVSENLVSSSDSEKEKRDVFAAGDGDPGEQPESAAIGFPESLEEVQSDVALPVTIEAAGKNTFPSVTGAAAVERKKEDSAVQPLLKEIRVEEGKQTVRILIDAGASIHDSKAFTLEKPRRIVLDLAGMGSRFKTEQSLDIASEAVIRIRHYSSGEKTRVVLDLREDWKGSFRTEVTGFGMHVLLEDGLF; encoded by the coding sequence ATGCTGCGATGGGGATTTGGCCTTGCCGGAATCCTGCTGATTGTTCTCTGGGGTGTCATTCTGGGCCTGCAGGTGATGGGAAGTCAGAAAGATCCGAGGGCTATTCTGGAAACCGATGCCCATCAGAGTTCAGGACGGTATGTTCTGGTGTTTCCGGAAGAAGAAAAGGGAGTGCCGGGAGCTGTCGCTGCAGCGGATGTTTCGGAGAATCTGGTCTCCTCATCGGATTCGGAGAAGGAAAAAAGAGACGTTTTTGCGGCTGGCGACGGGGACCCGGGTGAACAGCCCGAAAGTGCAGCCATCGGATTTCCGGAGTCACTGGAAGAGGTTCAAAGCGATGTGGCTCTTCCTGTTACGATTGAGGCTGCAGGAAAAAATACGTTTCCATCCGTTACAGGTGCTGCCGCCGTAGAGAGAAAAAAAGAAGACTCTGCCGTACAGCCCCTTCTGAAAGAAATCCGGGTGGAGGAGGGGAAACAGACAGTCAGGATTCTAATTGATGCGGGAGCTTCCATCCATGACAGCAAAGCCTTTACTCTGGAAAAGCCAAGACGGATTGTTCTGGATCTGGCAGGCATGGGATCTCGTTTTAAGACAGAGCAGAGCCTGGATATTGCAAGCGAGGCTGTTATCCGCATCCGCCATTATTCTTCGGGAGAGAAAACCCGTGTGGTGCTGGATCTTCGGGAAGACTGGAAAGGATCTTTCCGTACGGAGGTCACGGGATTTGGCATGCATGTTCTGCTGGAAGATGGGCTCTTTTGA
- a CDS encoding metal-dependent hydrolase: MPGYKAHVSFGFISGLLCIAALFFWSIYRPSPETMAVLMGLCLIGSLTPDVDTDSKGQNLVYTLLILFDLFLILKGEYKWAAILGFCAMLPALGHHRGWTHSWWAMLLIPLPILAAPVFIFHQSWQMALPYYLAVVLGYFSHLLLDRKFF, translated from the coding sequence ATGCCCGGATATAAAGCTCACGTAAGTTTCGGCTTCATTTCAGGCCTGCTCTGTATTGCCGCTCTCTTTTTCTGGAGCATCTACCGTCCTTCTCCTGAAACCATGGCGGTTCTCATGGGACTCTGCCTCATCGGCTCCCTGACGCCGGATGTGGATACGGACTCCAAGGGGCAGAATCTTGTATACACACTGCTCATTCTCTTTGATCTTTTTCTGATTTTGAAAGGAGAATATAAATGGGCTGCCATCCTGGGGTTCTGCGCCATGCTGCCCGCCCTGGGCCATCACAGGGGTTGGACCCACTCATGGTGGGCCATGCTCCTGATACCCTTGCCCATACTGGCCGCACCTGTTTTTATTTTCCATCAGAGCTGGCAGATGGCTCTCCCCTATTACCTTGCCGTTGTTCTCGGCTATTTCTCCCATCTTCTTCTGGACAGGAAATTCTTTTAA